Below is a window of Streptomyces sp. NBC_01429 DNA.
ACCGAGGCAGGTCTTCCGGCCCCGGAGTAGGTACCGTGAACCGGTGAGCGATTACCAGCAAGCGCGCGTGGCTCTTGGCATGAGGCTGCGAGAGCTGCGCAAAGCGAGGTCGCTCACCGGTGCGCAGCTCGCGGAACTACTCGGCTGGACACAGTCCAAGGTCAGCAAGCTGGAGAACGGCCGCCAGACCGCCACGGCGGAAGATCTCCAGCGATGGGCAGCGGCTGTGGAGCGGCCCGACGCGGGCGGGGAACTGACCTCGCGGCTTGCCGGGCTCGAATCCCATATGCGCTCATGGCGCCGCCAGCTTGCCTCCGGACACAAGGCCGTACAGGAGACAATTAACACCGAGTTCGACCGGACGAGAACCTTCCGTGCCTGGCAGGAATCGATGATCGTGGGGTCGCTCCAGACGGCCGACTACGCACGGCACATCTTCAGCCGCTACACCGACCTGCATCAGTCTCCGCGCGATACGGAGGACGCGGTCCGGGCCCGCATGAAGCGGCAGGCCGGTCTGTACGAGGCGGGCAACAAGTACCGCATCATCATGTGGGAGGCAGCACTTCACTCGCTGGTCTGCCCGCCCTCCGTGCTTGCCGCGCAGTTGAACAGGCTGGCGGGTGTGATCGGCATGGACACCGTGGAGCTGGGGATCATCCCCTTCAGCGCCCCGTTGAGGATCCCGCCGGCCAACGGTTTCTGGATCTTCGACGACCGGCTCGTCATCGTCGAGGACTGGCACGCGGAGCTGTGGGTGGAGGACCGCGCCGGTGTCGCCACGTATCTCCGGGTGTGGGACATGCTGAACGAAGCGGCGGTGTACGGCGCCGACGCGCACCGCATCATCACGCGGGCGGGCCGGATGCTCGACGCGCCATGACGTGACCAGAGAGAAGGGGATCGACCACGTGCCCGAAATGATCGACCTGGACGAGTTCGGGCGGCTCTTCGAGACTTTCGAGCACGTGGCATGGAGGCTTGAGTCCCGCAGCCGGTACGCAGCCGACGAACACACCGACACATAAGCGCAGTTCCTTCAGGAGGGCGCGGTGGCATGGGACCTCGATGCGCCGTACTGCCTCATGGTGCGCGAGCAGGTCGCGCTCGGAAAGCGGTTCGGGCGGGTCCGTACCGTCGACGACCCGCACTCCACCGGGCAGCTCCAGCTGCTCGACAACGCCAAACGGAACAGTGCAGTCGGCGAGGAAATCCACAGCCTGTGGCGCGTCCACGCCGAGCGGCTGCGGCTGCCCGCCGAGGATTTCTGGATCTTCGACTCGCGCCAGGTCGCCCTGCTCAACTTCGTTGACGACGACTTGGCTGACGTCGAGCTGATCAGTGAGCCGGTCACGGTGCTGCGCTACACGCAGATCCGTGACGCCGTCCGCCATCACGCGGTCCCCTGCGCCGAGTTCGCCGCGCACCTCGCGACGACGGGGTAGCCCCCCCCCCGCCATGCCGCTGCCTCCGGGCGCGCTCGACATGGCCCGTCAGCCCGTAGGGTCCGGGCCAGCGGCCATGGATCCGTAGGTGGCGTCCAGCGGCGCGACCCGCGCCGACAGGTGCCCGCCCGGCTCGCCGGGCAGGTTGAGAGAGGTTCGATCAGCCGAACGGGTGACGCCGAGGGCCGCCTCGTCAGGCGGCGGGTCTGCGGGCCACCGCGAAGATCCGGCGGAACGGGAAGACCGTGCCGTGCGGGCCGCGGGGGTAGGCGGTGCGCAGCAGGTCCCGGTAGCGGGCGGTGAACTCCGCCGTCGCGGCCGGGTCGTCGGCGAGCGCGGTCAGGACGGGGCGCAGGGCGGTGCCCTTGACCCAGTCCAGTACGGGGTCCTCGCCGGGGAGGATCTGGAGGTACGTGGTCTCCCAGGCGTCCACCGCGCAGCCGAGGTCCGCCAGGCGCGTGAAGTACTCCGCGGGCTCCAGGACGCCGCCGACGCGGCGGATGTGGGCCAGTCGGTCGCGCCAGCGCGGGTTGTCGCAGAGGTCGGCGAGGAGGGTGTGGCTGATGGCGCTGAAGTTGCCGGGGACCTGGAAGGCGAAGGTGCCGCCGGGGGCGAGGGCGTCGATCCAGCGCGGGAAGGAGCCGGGGTGGCCCGGTACCCACTGGAGGGCGGCGTTGGAGACGATCAGGCCGTACGGCTCGTCGGGCGTCCAGTCCGTGGCGTCGGCCGCCCGGAAGTCCAGCGTGGCGCCGCCCGGCGTGGGGCCCTCGTACTCCTTCCGGGCACGGTCGAGCATCTCGGGCGAGTTGTCGAAGCCGGTGATCCGGGCGGCCGGCCAGCGGTCGGCGAGGAGCGCGGTGACGTTGCCGGGCCCGCAGCCGAGGTCGGCGATCCGGGGCGCGCCGTCCGGGCCGGGCGGTTCGGGGACGCGGGCCAGCAGGTCCAGGAACGGGCGGCTCCGATGGCCGGAGTGCCGGAGGTACTGGCCCGGGTCCCAGGTGGCGGCGAGCGCGCCGGGGGGCGTGGCGGGTGCGGGAGGCGCGGACGGCTCTTCGGGCTCGGACGGCGTTTCGGGCATGGCGGAGTCCCTCGCTGGTCGGCGCGGCCGGATGGTGGGCCCGGCGATTCCCACCCTGCACCCGGTCATATCTTGACGTCAAGAGACTTCATGTCGAGGGACCCTCTACACTGATCGTCATGGAGGATGAGGTCGACCGACTGGTCGCAGCATGGCGCCGCGAGCGCCCCGACCTCGACGTGGAACCACTTGAGGTGCTCAGCCGCGTGAGCAGGCTGGCCCGCCACCTCGACCGGGCGCGCCGGATCGCGTTCGCGGAGCACGGCCTGGAGCCGTGGGAGTTCGACGTACTGACCTCGCTGCGGCGCGCGGGCGCGCCGTACCAGCTCTCGCCCGGACAGCTGCTGACCCAGACCCTGGTCACCTCGGGCACGATGACGAACCGTATCGACCGGCTGGCCAAGAAGAGCCTGGTCGAGCGGTTGCCCGACCCCAGCGACCGGCGCGGGGTGCTGGTCCGGCTCACCGTCGAGGGGCAGGACCGCGCGGATCAGGCGCTCGCCGGGCTGCTGGCCCAGGAGCGCGCGATCCTCGCCGAGCTGAGCCGCGCCCAGCGGGGCGAACTGGCCGCGCTGTTGCGCCGGTTGACCGCCCCGTTCGACAACGTGCCCGGCTGAGACGGGTCCCGGGGGTCCCGGCTGAAGCGGGTCCCGGAATTCCCGCGTCGGCTCAGCCCGTCGAGGTGATCGCCCGGGGCGTCAGATCCACCGGGCCCACCCCGGCCCTGCGGGCCAGCGCGACCGCCGCCAGCGTGGAGTGGACGCCCAGCTTGCCCAGCACGTTCTGCATGTGGGTGCGGACGGTGTGCGGCGAGAGGAAGAGACGCTCGGCCACGGCCTTGCGCCCGAGGCCCGCCACCATGCAGCGCAGCACCTCCCGCTCGCGCGGCGTCAGCGACTCGACGAGCCGTTCGCTCTCCGTACGGTGCTTGCGCGCCGCCGTCAGCTCCCGCAGGACGCCCGTGAGCAGGGCGGCCGGCAGATGCGTCTCGTCCCGCAGCACGCCGCGCATCACGGCGAGCAGCCGTTGCAGCGAGCAGTCCTTCGCGACCCAGCCGGAGGCGCCCGCCTGGAGCGCCAGCGCCGCGCGGCCCGGGTCGTCCTTCTCGGCGAGGACGACCGTACGGACGGACGGCTGACCGGCCCGCACCCCGGCGACCAGCGAGATGCCGTCGACCGGCGCCACCTCGCCGTTGTCCGGCACGGCGCGCGCGACCGGCATCTGGACCGGTCCGCCGGGCATCCCCCCGGCGCCGGACGCGCCGAGATCGGCGTCGACCAGCATCACGTCGATTCTGCGCCCCTCCGCCGCCGCCCGTTCCAGACAGCGCAGCGCCGCCGGACCGCTGCCCGCGGCGGCGACGTCGATGTCGGGCTCGGACGCGAGCGCGGCCGCGAGCGACTCGGCGAAGATGCGGTGGTCGTCCACCACCAGGACCCGGATACGTATCAATGGACACCCCCTCAAAGCGGGGAGCGGACGGCACAGGCACGGCGCCCGGCGTGCGGGTCATGTGTCAATGGCACGGCCGCCGCCGCGTGTTGACAGATACCCCACCCCGGGCGTCGTACCCGCTTGTCTCCACCCCTGATCAGCACCGGCCCCCACCGGTGCTGTGCATCAGCGTACGGGCGCGGGCCCCGAGCGGAAGGAAATTCACAGAACTCATGGACCGCGCTGTTCAAGGTGAGACGGATGTTTCCCAAGGAGACAGAAGTCGACAAAGTCCGACGGATCGAAGCGTCAGAAACGATCACCGCCGAGCGGTCACGACACCCGGTGCGCCCCCCGCGACGGAATCGCCGGGAAGACGCGCGGCGCCGTGTACCCCGCCGCGGCGAACGCCTCCGTGACCGACTTCGCCACGGCGTCCGCGTCCGCCTCCTCCACCAGCACGATCGCCGAGCCGCCGAAGCCGCCGCCCGTCATCCGGGCGCCGAGCGCGCCCGCGTCGTTCGCCGCCGTGACGACCAGGTCGAGTTCCGCGCAGGAGACCTCGAAGTCGTCGCGGAGCGAGGCGTGTCCCTCGTTCAGCAGCGGGCCGACGGCGCGGACGTCGTCCGCGTCGAGGAGCGCGATGACCTGCGCCACGCGGTGGTCCTCGGTCACGACATGGCGGGTGTAGCGCCGTATCGTCTCGCTCCGGCCCGCCTCGGCCAGCCGCTCCAGCGCGGCCGGCAGCTCCTCGTACGGCACGTCCCGCAGCGCGGGTACCCCGAGCGCCGCCGCGGCCGCCTCGCAGCCGGCCCGCCGCTCGGCGTAGGCGCCGTCGCCGAGTTCGTGCTTGACGCGGGTGTCGACCACGAGCAGCCGCAGGCCGTGGGCGGCCAGATCGAACGGGACCTGGCGCTGCGCCATGTCCCGCGCGTCCAGGAGCAGCGCGTGGCCCTCGGTGCAGCAGGCGGACGCCGTCTGGTCCATGACCCCGCACGGCACGCCCGCGAAGTCGTTCTCGGCGTGCTGGGCGACGACGGCCAGTTCGGTCGCCGAGAGCCCCAGCTCGTACAGGTCGTTGAGGGCCAGCGCGGTGACGACCTCCAGCGCGGCGGAGGACGAGAGCCCGGCGCCCGTGGGGACGGTCGACGCCAGGTGGATGTCGGCGCCGGTGACCGGATGTCCGGCCGCGCGCAGCGCCCAGACGACCCCGACCGGGTAGGCGGCCCAGCCGCCGTTGTCGGCGCCCGGGTTCTCGGAGCGCGGTACGAGGTCGGCGACGCCGAGCTGGTACACGCCCTGCGGGATGTCGGCGGAGTGCACCCGTACGACGCCGTCCGTGCGGCGGGCCACGGCGGCGAGCGCGCGGTGCGGGAGCGCCAGCGGCAGCGCGAAGCCGTCGTTGTAGTCGGTGTGTTCACCGATCAGGTTGACCCGGCCCGGGGCCGCCCAGACGCCCTCGGGGTCGGTGCCGTAGAGCTGCCTGAACTCCTCGACGAGGTCGGAGGCGGTGCGGCCTCCGGTGCTGTCGCCGGTACTGCTCACCCTTGGCTCTCCTCACTGCGTGCGAACGCCCACGCGTCCGCGACGATGCCCGCCAGGTCGGCGCGGCTCGGGCTCCAGCCGAGGCGGCGGTGTGCCGCGCCGGCGGATGCGACCAGGACGGCGGGGTCGCCGCCGCGGCGCGGGGCCACCACCTCGGGGACCGGGTGGCCGGTCACCTTGCGTACGGTGTCGATGACCTCGCGGACCGAGAACCCGTTGCCGTTGCCGAGGTTGCAGATCAGGTGCTCGCCGCCGGTCGCCGCGTCCAGCGCGCGCAGATGGGCCTCGGCCAGGTCGGCGACGTGGATGTAGTCGCGTACGCAGGTGCCGTCCGGCGTCGGGTAGTCCTCGCCGTACACGGAGATGGACTCGCGCTGGCCGAGGGCGACCTGGAGGACGAGCGGGATGAGGTGCGACTCGGGGCTGTGCCGCTCGCCGAAGGTGATGCCGGAGGTGGCGGCGTACGCGCCGGCGACGTTGAAGTAGCGCAGGGAGACGGCGGCGAGGCCGTGGGCCTCCGCCTCGCCGGTGATCATGTGGTCGACGGCGAGCTTCGTCGCGCCGTACGGGCTGGTCGGGGCGGTGGGGTCGGACTCGGTGATGGGGCTGGAGACCGGCTCGCCGTAGGTCGCGGCGGTGGACGAGAAGACCAGCTTGCGCACGCCCGCCGTGCGCATCGCGGAGAGCAGCTCCATGGAGCCGCCGACGTTGTTGGCCCAGTACTTCTCGGGCTTGGCGACGGACTCGCCGACCTGTGAGGAGGCGGCGAAGTGCAGCACCGCGTCGTAGTCGGCGGTGAGGTGCTCGGCGGCGTCCTGGATACGGCCTTCGACGAACCGGGCGCCCGCCGGGACCGCCTCGCGGAATCCGGTGGAGAGGTCGTCGAGGACGGTCACCTCGTGCCCGGCCTCCAGCAGGTGGGCGGTGACCACGCTTCCGACGTATCCCGCGCCACCCGTGACCATGTACCTGTTGCTCACTCGCTCGCTACCTCTCGCAGTCGCTCGGCCGCGGCCTCCGGCGGCACGTCGTTGATGAACACACTCATGCCGGATTCGGAACCCGCGAGGAATTTCAGCTTGCCGGTTGTCCGCCGAATGGTGAAAAGCTCCAGGTGGAGCGCGAAGTCCGCGCGCCCGGCCGCCCGGAACGGCGCCTGGTGCCAGGCGGCGATGTACGGCGTCAGCGGTTCACCTTCGCCGAAGATCCGGTCGAAGCGCTTCAAGAGTTCCAGATACATCTGTGGGAACTCTGTGCGGGCCGCCTCGTCGAGCCCGCGCAGGTCGGGCACCCGGCGCCTGGGGTAGAGGTGCACCTCGTACGGCCAGTGCGCGGCGTACGGCACGAACGCCACCCAGTGCTCGCCCTCCAGCACCACCCGCTCGCCGGCCGTGACCTCCTTCTCCACGAGGTCGTCGAAGAGGTTGCGGCCGGTCGTGGCGCGGTGTTCGGCCACGGAGCGGAGCATCAGCGCGGAGCGCGGGGTGACGAAGGGGTACGCGTAGATCTGGCCGTGCGGATGGCCGAGGGTCACGCCGATCTCGGCGCCCCGGTTCTCGAACGGGAAGACCTGCTCGACCTCGGGCAGTTCGGCGAGTTCGGCGGTGCGGTCGGTCCACGCCTCCAGCACCAGCGCGGCCTGCTCCTCGGTGAGGTCGGCGAACGACGCGTCGTGGTCGGAGGAGAAGCAGATGACCTCGCAGCGGCCCGCGT
It encodes the following:
- a CDS encoding helix-turn-helix domain-containing protein; the protein is MSDYQQARVALGMRLRELRKARSLTGAQLAELLGWTQSKVSKLENGRQTATAEDLQRWAAAVERPDAGGELTSRLAGLESHMRSWRRQLASGHKAVQETINTEFDRTRTFRAWQESMIVGSLQTADYARHIFSRYTDLHQSPRDTEDAVRARMKRQAGLYEAGNKYRIIMWEAALHSLVCPPSVLAAQLNRLAGVIGMDTVELGIIPFSAPLRIPPANGFWIFDDRLVIVEDWHAELWVEDRAGVATYLRVWDMLNEAAVYGADAHRIITRAGRMLDAP
- a CDS encoding DUF6879 family protein, with product MAWDLDAPYCLMVREQVALGKRFGRVRTVDDPHSTGQLQLLDNAKRNSAVGEEIHSLWRVHAERLRLPAEDFWIFDSRQVALLNFVDDDLADVELISEPVTVLRYTQIRDAVRHHAVPCAEFAAHLATTG
- a CDS encoding trans-aconitate 2-methyltransferase, producing the protein MPETPSEPEEPSAPPAPATPPGALAATWDPGQYLRHSGHRSRPFLDLLARVPEPPGPDGAPRIADLGCGPGNVTALLADRWPAARITGFDNSPEMLDRARKEYEGPTPGGATLDFRAADATDWTPDEPYGLIVSNAALQWVPGHPGSFPRWIDALAPGGTFAFQVPGNFSAISHTLLADLCDNPRWRDRLAHIRRVGGVLEPAEYFTRLADLGCAVDAWETTYLQILPGEDPVLDWVKGTALRPVLTALADDPAATAEFTARYRDLLRTAYPRGPHGTVFPFRRIFAVARRPAA
- a CDS encoding MarR family winged helix-turn-helix transcriptional regulator, which translates into the protein MEDEVDRLVAAWRRERPDLDVEPLEVLSRVSRLARHLDRARRIAFAEHGLEPWEFDVLTSLRRAGAPYQLSPGQLLTQTLVTSGTMTNRIDRLAKKSLVERLPDPSDRRGVLVRLTVEGQDRADQALAGLLAQERAILAELSRAQRGELAALLRRLTAPFDNVPG
- a CDS encoding response regulator transcription factor, with the protein product MIRIRVLVVDDHRIFAESLAAALASEPDIDVAAAGSGPAALRCLERAAAEGRRIDVMLVDADLGASGAGGMPGGPVQMPVARAVPDNGEVAPVDGISLVAGVRAGQPSVRTVVLAEKDDPGRAALALQAGASGWVAKDCSLQRLLAVMRGVLRDETHLPAALLTGVLRELTAARKHRTESERLVESLTPREREVLRCMVAGLGRKAVAERLFLSPHTVRTHMQNVLGKLGVHSTLAAVALARRAGVGPVDLTPRAITSTG
- the galK gene encoding galactokinase — translated: MSSTGDSTGGRTASDLVEEFRQLYGTDPEGVWAAPGRVNLIGEHTDYNDGFALPLALPHRALAAVARRTDGVVRVHSADIPQGVYQLGVADLVPRSENPGADNGGWAAYPVGVVWALRAAGHPVTGADIHLASTVPTGAGLSSSAALEVVTALALNDLYELGLSATELAVVAQHAENDFAGVPCGVMDQTASACCTEGHALLLDARDMAQRQVPFDLAAHGLRLLVVDTRVKHELGDGAYAERRAGCEAAAAALGVPALRDVPYEELPAALERLAEAGRSETIRRYTRHVVTEDHRVAQVIALLDADDVRAVGPLLNEGHASLRDDFEVSCAELDLVVTAANDAGALGARMTGGGFGGSAIVLVEEADADAVAKSVTEAFAAAGYTAPRVFPAIPSRGAHRVS
- the galE gene encoding UDP-glucose 4-epimerase GalE, which translates into the protein MVTGGAGYVGSVVTAHLLEAGHEVTVLDDLSTGFREAVPAGARFVEGRIQDAAEHLTADYDAVLHFAASSQVGESVAKPEKYWANNVGGSMELLSAMRTAGVRKLVFSSTAATYGEPVSSPITESDPTAPTSPYGATKLAVDHMITGEAEAHGLAAVSLRYFNVAGAYAATSGITFGERHSPESHLIPLVLQVALGQRESISVYGEDYPTPDGTCVRDYIHVADLAEAHLRALDAATGGEHLICNLGNGNGFSVREVIDTVRKVTGHPVPEVVAPRRGGDPAVLVASAGAAHRRLGWSPSRADLAGIVADAWAFARSEESQG
- the galT gene encoding galactose-1-phosphate uridylyltransferase — protein: MKKTVTKLADGRALTYYDSRDDVVRDAPDRRPLDPISTTSEIRHDALLGDAVAIASHRQGRTYHPPADECPLCPSRDGRLSEIPDSHYDVAVFENRFPSLAGDAGRCEVICFSSDHDASFADLTEEQAALVLEAWTDRTAELAELPEVEQVFPFENRGAEIGVTLGHPHGQIYAYPFVTPRSALMLRSVAEHRATTGRNLFDDLVEKEVTAGERVVLEGEHWVAFVPYAAHWPYEVHLYPRRRVPDLRGLDEAARTEFPQMYLELLKRFDRIFGEGEPLTPYIAAWHQAPFRAAGRADFALHLELFTIRRTTGKLKFLAGSESGMSVFINDVPPEAAAERLREVASE